The Camelus bactrianus isolate YW-2024 breed Bactrian camel chromosome 32, ASM4877302v1, whole genome shotgun sequence genome includes a region encoding these proteins:
- the IL31 gene encoding interleukin-31: MVSHTGTAAACCRWFGGRVWCLQMERKTTQGVSPEVAQPNSGLSDASWGRESPAQGRPGRHSDVNCWDFWLFRKTDAYPFRLLVPQLQDEKGVPISSQYEMPCFTADPRPPHYLDSSAILPYFRAIQPILNNQTLDVVIEHLDKLEFQRAPKTNISVPTDQFEKKRFILTILNQFSNCLNSDLVSKLFQ; encoded by the exons ATGGTCTCCCACACAGGTACCGCTGCGGCCTGCTGCCGCTGGTTTGGGGGGAGAGTCTGGTGTCTCCAGATGGAGAGGAAGACCACGCAGGGGGTCAGCCCAGAGGTGGCTCAGCCCAACAGCGGCTTAAGCGACGCAagctggggcag GGAAAGCCCTGCCCAGGGCCGGCCGGGGAGGCACTCAGATGTGAACTGTTGGGATTTCTGGCTGTTTCGCAAAACTGACGCTTACCCATTTCGACTCCTTGTTCCCCAGCTGCAGGACGAGAAAGGAGTGCCAATATCCAGCCAGTACGAGATGCCGTGTTTCACTGCTGACCCCAGACCCCCACACTACCTCGACAGCTCAGCCATCCTGCCTTATTTCAGAGCGATCCAACCAATACTCAATAACCAAACTCTTGATGTGGTCATAGAACATCTCGACAAACTCGAATTTCAACGTGcaccaaaaacaaacatttctgtGCCTACAGatcaatttgaaaagaaaagattcatcttgactattttaaatcagttttcaaactgcctgaattctgacttagtAAGTAAATTATTCCAATGA